A genomic region of Methanocaldococcus sp. contains the following coding sequences:
- a CDS encoding TIGR02253 family HAD-type hydrolase yields MIKGILFDLDDTLYNSSEFVKIARREAVKSMIDAGLNVSFEEAMDILNKIIEDKGSNYGKHFDDLVKSILGRYDPKIITTGIITYHNVKVALLRPYPHAIKTLIELKSMGLKLGVITDGLTIKQWEKLIRLGIHMFFDDVVTSEEFGLGKPHLEFFKYGLNRMGLKPEETIYVGDRVDKDIKPAKELGMITVRILKGKYKNMKDNYSDYKINSIQELIDIVKKLKYQKG; encoded by the coding sequence ATGATAAAGGGCATATTATTTGATTTAGACGATACTCTATATAACTCTTCAGAGTTCGTAAAAATTGCCAGGAGAGAGGCTGTTAAGTCAATGATAGATGCTGGCTTAAATGTTAGTTTTGAAGAAGCAATGGATATATTAAACAAAATTATTGAAGATAAGGGTTCAAACTATGGAAAGCACTTTGACGATTTAGTTAAGTCAATATTAGGAAGATATGACCCAAAAATAATAACTACTGGAATTATAACTTACCACAATGTTAAAGTGGCATTATTAAGACCATATCCTCATGCAATAAAAACCTTAATAGAGCTTAAATCTATGGGTTTGAAGTTAGGGGTTATAACAGATGGACTAACAATAAAGCAGTGGGAAAAACTTATTAGATTAGGAATTCACATGTTTTTTGATGATGTCGTTACATCAGAAGAATTTGGCTTAGGAAAACCTCACTTAGAGTTTTTTAAATATGGTTTAAATAGAATGGGTTTAAAGCCCGAAGAAACTATATATGTTGGAGATAGGGTTGATAAAGATATAAAACCAGCAAAAGAGTTAGGGATGATAACAGTTAGAATATTAAAAGGAAAATATAAGAATATGAAAGATAATTATAGTGATTATAAAATAAATTCAATTCAAGAACTTATAGATATTGTTAAAAAATTAAAATATCAAAAGGGATAA
- a CDS encoding energy-converting hydrogenase B subunit P — MPKMVLLPKMTMALGGYIRETTFPYDDEDIKPFPYRNVIVGNPTDEPIKIEVPAYDECWIERHRKLGLIVVPVTEDDDFVGLFKLVKEKVKNPNNTKRE; from the coding sequence ATGCCAAAGATGGTTTTACTACCAAAAATGACGATGGCTTTGGGTGGATATATTAGAGAAACTACTTTTCCTTATGATGATGAAGATATAAAGCCATTTCCATATAGAAATGTTATTGTAGGAAATCCAACAGATGAACCTATAAAAATAGAAGTTCCAGCCTATGATGAATGTTGGATTGAGAGGCATAGAAAGTTAGGATTAATTGTAGTTCCTGTTACAGAAGATGATGATTTTGTGGGTTTATTCAAATTAGTTAAAGAGAAAGTAAAAAATCCAAATAATACTAAAAGGGAATAA
- a CDS encoding metallophosphoesterase, with protein sequence MLIGIISDTHIYDRAYELPKTVFDEFSNVDLIIHCGDVTDKEVLDLLSDLAEVIAVRGNMDYLNLPKQQILNINKFKIGVIHGDVIYPRGDKLKLRLLGKEMGVDILISGHTHTPFIDDCGDILLLNPGSPTVPRCPIKSIMKLNIDDNIKVKIIPIE encoded by the coding sequence ATGCTTATTGGTATAATCTCTGACACTCATATTTACGATAGAGCATATGAATTGCCAAAAACTGTTTTTGATGAATTTTCTAATGTTGATTTAATTATACACTGTGGAGATGTTACAGATAAAGAAGTTTTAGATTTATTGAGTGATTTAGCAGAAGTTATTGCTGTTAGAGGAAATATGGATTATCTTAATCTTCCAAAACAACAAATTTTAAATATAAATAAGTTTAAAATAGGGGTTATTCATGGAGATGTTATTTATCCAAGAGGAGATAAACTAAAATTAAGATTATTAGGTAAGGAGATGGGGGTAGATATATTAATCTCAGGACATACACATACACCATTTATAGATGACTGTGGAGATATTTTATTACTAAATCCCGGCTCTCCAACAGTTCCAAGGTGTCCTATAAAGTCAATTATGAAATTAAATATTGATGATAATATTAAAGTTAAAATAATTCCAATTGAATAA
- a CDS encoding 4Fe-4S binding protein, translated as MEILNKCVGCGNCVVFCPKKAIKTYGEAIVNKDKCVNCGICVKYCPIDAIVIE; from the coding sequence ATGGAAATATTAAATAAATGTGTTGGATGTGGAAACTGTGTTGTATTTTGTCCAAAAAAGGCTATAAAAACATATGGAGAGGCGATTGTGAATAAAGATAAATGTGTAAATTGTGGTATATGTGTAAAATACTGTCCGATTGATGCAATAGTGATAGAGTGA
- the purO gene encoding IMP cyclohydrolase has translation MYIGRFLVVGKTKDRKPFAAYRVSSRSFPNRVAKKINDNTVAIIPKDLNEIFKNPYITYNCIKVVNNTVVVTNGSHTDFICEKLHFGKRDALTYVLSVMDYEKDDYKTPRIAAILDKNECYMGYVTHEEIRVKKVELKEGKGYYLGVYNSCKIDENQVIEIKGNTAEEIAEYILNYKEFEHPVACAVVVIDEDKVEIATKNKNE, from the coding sequence ATGTATATAGGAAGGTTTTTAGTGGTTGGTAAAACAAAGGATAGGAAACCCTTTGCCGCTTATAGAGTTTCAAGTAGAAGTTTTCCAAATAGGGTGGCTAAAAAAATAAACGATAATACAGTGGCAATAATTCCAAAGGACTTAAATGAAATTTTTAAAAATCCTTATATAACCTATAACTGCATAAAAGTAGTTAATAATACTGTTGTAGTCACTAATGGTTCCCATACTGATTTTATATGTGAGAAATTACATTTTGGTAAAAGAGATGCTTTAACTTATGTATTATCTGTTATGGACTATGAGAAAGATGATTACAAAACTCCAAGGATAGCGGCAATATTAGATAAAAATGAATGTTATATGGGATATGTGACTCATGAAGAAATTAGAGTTAAAAAGGTTGAATTAAAAGAAGGAAAGGGTTATTATTTAGGAGTATATAACTCCTGCAAAATAGATGAAAATCAAGTTATAGAGATTAAAGGAAATACTGCTGAAGAGATAGCAGAGTATATTTTAAACTACAAAGAGTTTGAGCATCCAGTAGCATGTGCTGTAGTTGTCATTGACGAAGATAAAGTAGAGATAGCAACTAAAAATAAAAATGAATAA
- a CDS encoding TIGR00153 family protein: MSIFLFKRDKEKNVINNMRLLIKMALNSINLLKEYMHSKDEKLLKEIIKIEEKGDEITKNIRINLENAFLPNMKGELSRSAELLDETLDSLKHASMLYELLKYKLDSYLKEEINLVLIITVEMFKHLERILDVIENGGDLDTIIKEIKDKEKFIDDIYQNKIYKYLINLEIRSFWDGKILCDFIDNIVDISDYIEDVADELQIMYFHIK, translated from the coding sequence ATGTCTATTTTTTTATTTAAAAGAGATAAAGAAAAAAATGTAATAAACAATATGAGACTACTTATTAAAATGGCTTTGAATAGTATTAATCTTTTGAAGGAGTATATGCACTCTAAGGATGAAAAACTATTAAAAGAAATTATAAAAATAGAAGAAAAAGGGGATGAAATAACCAAAAATATAAGAATAAATTTAGAAAATGCATTTTTACCAAATATGAAAGGAGAATTATCAAGATCTGCAGAACTATTGGATGAAACCTTAGACAGTTTAAAGCATGCATCTATGCTTTATGAGTTATTAAAATATAAATTAGATAGTTATTTAAAAGAGGAAATAAACCTCGTTCTAATAATTACTGTTGAAATGTTTAAACACTTAGAAAGGATTTTAGATGTTATTGAAAATGGAGGAGACTTGGATACAATAATTAAAGAAATTAAAGATAAAGAGAAATTTATTGACGACATCTATCAAAATAAAATTTACAAATATTTAATTAATTTAGAAATCAGATCTTTTTGGGATGGGAAGATACTATGTGATTTTATTGATAACATAGTGGATATTAGCGACTACATAGAGGATGTTGCAGATGAATTACAGATAATGTATTTCCATATTAAATAA
- a CDS encoding inorganic phosphate transporter: protein MFILGANNVGNAIGTAYASKAASYKGLLILFSVSVIIGSIFAKNVGNTVNSISSNALISLLISSLVMTISTYKKVPISLHTIIVCSLIGLNFSSSNLKVFFEILLSWIFSPIIAIIIAYVFYLTYEKIKIPIFKKLSIIRTLLLLSAGIVAFNLGSNDLPTILGTFTTSQTIYLIGAVFLCLGAYLYGNKISETFAMITNLSVTSAFIAQLSGGLAVIIFTALGMPVSTTHAIVGGILGVGLTKGIKTIKWSVFKKIIFWWVVAPIIALIIGFIIKKKLM from the coding sequence TTGTTTATCTTAGGTGCTAACAATGTTGGAAATGCTATTGGCACAGCATATGCTTCAAAAGCGGCATCTTATAAAGGTTTATTAATTTTGTTTAGTGTTAGCGTTATAATTGGATCTATTTTTGCTAAAAATGTTGGTAATACTGTAAATAGTATTTCCTCAAATGCTTTAATTTCTTTATTAATATCATCCTTAGTTATGACAATATCAACATACAAAAAAGTGCCTATTTCATTACACACTATTATAGTATGCTCATTAATTGGCTTAAATTTTAGTTCTTCAAATTTAAAAGTGTTTTTTGAAATTCTATTGAGTTGGATTTTTTCTCCAATTATTGCTATAATTATCGCCTATGTATTTTATTTAACTTATGAAAAAATAAAAATTCCAATTTTTAAAAAATTATCTATAATTAGAACTTTATTATTGCTAAGTGCTGGAATTGTAGCATTTAACTTGGGAAGTAACGATTTACCAACAATTTTAGGAACTTTTACGACATCTCAAACAATTTATCTTATTGGAGCAGTTTTTTTGTGCTTAGGAGCTTATTTATATGGAAACAAAATTTCAGAAACATTTGCTATGATTACCAATTTGAGTGTAACATCTGCATTTATAGCCCAACTATCTGGAGGTTTGGCTGTAATTATATTTACTGCATTGGGAATGCCTGTTTCAACAACTCATGCAATAGTTGGAGGTATTTTAGGGGTTGGATTAACCAAAGGAATAAAAACAATAAAGTGGAGTGTATTTAAAAAAATTATTTTTTGGTGGGTTGTGGCTCCAATAATTGCCTTAATAATTGGGTTTATTATTAAGAAAAAACTAATGTAA
- the hycI gene encoding hydrogenase maturation peptidase HycI — MNNLLELLKGCKKLVIMGLGNGLKGDDGIGVYVIKKLMNYFIENNNLNNEILKIKNLYLINAGTVPDFYTDILKEVKPTHLIIIDCALMNEPPGKVKIIKEDEIINYSLSTHTLPISFIIKYLKNFVNFDVIIIGIQPKIIDFCPMSKEVIESGNKLIETLINCIKKLNLTE; from the coding sequence ATGAACAATTTATTAGAACTTTTAAAAGGTTGTAAAAAATTAGTAATTATGGGTTTAGGAAATGGATTAAAAGGGGACGATGGTATAGGAGTATATGTGATCAAAAAATTAATGAATTACTTTATTGAAAATAATAATTTAAATAATGAAATTTTAAAAATAAAAAATCTATATTTAATAAATGCTGGAACTGTCCCTGATTTTTATACTGATATTTTGAAAGAGGTAAAGCCTACTCATCTCATAATTATTGACTGTGCTTTGATGAATGAACCTCCTGGCAAAGTTAAAATTATAAAAGAAGATGAAATAATAAATTACAGTTTATCAACTCACACATTACCTATATCATTTATAATTAAATATTTAAAGAATTTTGTAAATTTTGATGTAATAATTATAGGAATCCAGCCTAAGATTATAGATTTTTGTCCTATGTCTAAGGAGGTTATAGAATCTGGAAATAAATTGATAGAAACTCTTATAAACTGTATAAAAAAATTAAATCTAACAGAATAA
- the leuS gene encoding leucine--tRNA ligase gives MIDFKEIEKKWQKKWEEAKIFEADPDDREKFFITAAFPYLNGVLHAGHLRTFTIPEVVARFQRMKNRNVLWTFGYHVTGTPILGLAELIKNRDEKTIWAYTNLHGIPEEELLQLTTPEKIVEYFSKKATEAFKRMGFSLDWRRNFKTDDEVFNKFIEWQFHKLKEKGLIVKGSHPVRYCPRCDNPVEDHDILVGENATLVEYILIKFRTEDGYIMPMATLRPETVFGVTNVWVNPSATYVKAKVYLEIEKEEGVELIDNGIWIMSKECAEKLKHQNRRIEILEEFKGEQLINKKVINPVTGKEVPILPAKFVKTNIGTGCVMSVPAHAPYDYIALRDLGLVDEIDLIPLIDVPGYGKYPAKEIVEKMGIKSQEDVDKLEEATKKIYKDEFHKGVLNENCLDYKGIPVREIKDKLTKDLIDKGLAEVMYEFSEEKVICRCGTPCIVKMVKGQWFIKYSDKKWKELAHKCVDKMKFIPEHLRQVFHEKIDWMKDKACVRRRGLGTKFPFEEGWVIESLSDSTIYPAYYTIAKYINEYNIKPEQLTLELFDYVFLGKGDIEKISKDTGIPKDIIEGMRKEFIYYYPVDWRCSAKDLIPNHLTFYIFNHVAIFPEEYWPRGIVVNGYVTIEGQKLSKSKGPLVPMIEVAEKYGADVGRFYITTCAELPQDADIKFKELENTKKVLERLYLFAKDIAERKDEEGCEYNYIDRWLLSRLYRSVKLYDEYMENFELRKAGILLYQLLDDLKWYRRRGGNNINVLREFLEVIIKLMAPFTPHLCEEMWEMLGKEGFVSLSKLPEVKEEFIDDSIEKGEEYLKSVIDDIKEIINVTKVQPKRIYLYTADEWKYDVLKIIKENEGKTIKELMPIIMKNPKFRKYGKEIPKLVNQLLKVNADIINEVEILKNAKEFIKREFNVDEVIINGEDKGNKKRVAIPYKPAIYLE, from the coding sequence ATGATTGACTTTAAAGAAATAGAAAAAAAATGGCAAAAAAAATGGGAAGAGGCAAAGATTTTTGAGGCAGATCCTGATGATAGGGAGAAGTTCTTTATAACTGCGGCATTTCCCTACTTAAATGGTGTATTACACGCTGGGCATTTAAGAACATTTACAATTCCTGAAGTTGTTGCAAGATTCCAAAGAATGAAAAATAGAAATGTTTTATGGACTTTTGGTTATCATGTAACTGGAACTCCAATATTAGGTTTGGCTGAGTTAATAAAAAATAGAGATGAAAAAACAATTTGGGCATATACAAATTTACACGGAATTCCTGAAGAAGAACTTTTACAATTAACAACACCAGAGAAAATTGTTGAATACTTCTCAAAAAAGGCAACTGAAGCATTTAAAAGAATGGGATTCAGTTTAGATTGGAGAAGAAACTTTAAGACGGATGATGAAGTTTTCAATAAGTTTATTGAATGGCAATTTCACAAATTAAAAGAAAAAGGTTTAATTGTTAAAGGTTCTCATCCTGTTAGATACTGTCCAAGATGTGATAACCCTGTTGAAGATCACGACATATTAGTTGGAGAAAATGCCACTTTGGTAGAGTATATATTAATTAAATTTAGAACAGAGGATGGCTACATAATGCCTATGGCTACTTTAAGACCAGAAACTGTTTTTGGAGTTACAAATGTTTGGGTTAATCCTTCTGCTACATATGTAAAGGCAAAAGTTTATTTAGAGATAGAAAAAGAGGAGGGAGTTGAATTAATTGATAATGGAATTTGGATAATGTCAAAAGAATGTGCTGAGAAATTAAAACATCAAAATAGAAGAATAGAGATTCTTGAGGAGTTTAAAGGAGAGCAACTTATTAACAAAAAGGTTATAAATCCAGTAACTGGTAAGGAAGTTCCTATACTACCTGCTAAATTCGTAAAAACTAATATTGGAACTGGTTGCGTTATGAGTGTTCCAGCACATGCACCTTATGATTATATAGCATTAAGAGATTTAGGATTAGTTGATGAAATAGATTTAATACCATTAATTGATGTTCCCGGATATGGAAAGTATCCTGCAAAGGAAATTGTAGAAAAAATGGGTATTAAAAGCCAAGAAGATGTTGATAAGTTAGAGGAGGCTACTAAAAAAATTTATAAAGATGAGTTCCACAAGGGAGTTTTAAATGAAAATTGTTTAGATTATAAAGGCATTCCAGTTAGAGAAATTAAAGATAAATTAACAAAGGATTTAATAGATAAAGGTCTTGCTGAGGTTATGTATGAATTTAGTGAAGAAAAAGTTATATGTAGATGTGGAACTCCTTGTATAGTGAAGATGGTTAAAGGACAATGGTTTATAAAATACTCTGATAAAAAATGGAAGGAATTAGCTCACAAATGTGTAGATAAAATGAAGTTTATCCCTGAACATTTAAGACAAGTATTCCACGAAAAAATTGACTGGATGAAAGATAAGGCATGTGTAAGAAGAAGAGGATTAGGAACTAAGTTTCCATTTGAGGAAGGTTGGGTTATTGAATCTTTGTCAGATTCAACTATATATCCTGCATACTATACAATTGCAAAATATATAAATGAATATAACATAAAACCAGAACAACTAACCTTAGAGTTGTTTGACTATGTATTTTTAGGTAAAGGAGATATTGAGAAAATTTCCAAAGATACAGGAATTCCAAAGGATATTATTGAAGGTATGAGGAAAGAGTTTATTTATTATTACCCAGTTGATTGGAGATGTTCTGCTAAGGATTTAATTCCTAATCATTTAACATTTTATATATTTAATCATGTAGCAATCTTTCCAGAAGAGTATTGGCCAAGAGGCATTGTAGTCAATGGGTATGTTACAATTGAAGGACAAAAGTTGTCTAAGTCAAAGGGGCCATTAGTTCCAATGATAGAAGTGGCTGAAAAGTATGGGGCAGATGTTGGAAGGTTTTATATAACAACCTGTGCTGAATTACCACAAGATGCTGATATTAAATTTAAAGAATTGGAAAATACTAAAAAAGTTTTAGAAAGATTGTATTTATTTGCAAAAGACATTGCTGAAAGAAAGGATGAAGAAGGATGTGAATATAATTACATTGACAGATGGTTATTAAGTAGATTATATAGATCTGTTAAGTTATACGATGAATATATGGAGAACTTTGAACTTAGAAAAGCGGGAATATTACTCTATCAACTGTTAGATGACTTAAAATGGTATAGAAGAAGGGGAGGAAATAATATAAATGTATTGAGGGAGTTCTTAGAAGTTATAATAAAATTAATGGCTCCATTTACTCCACATCTATGTGAAGAAATGTGGGAAATGTTAGGAAAAGAAGGATTTGTTTCTTTATCTAAATTGCCAGAAGTTAAAGAGGAGTTTATAGATGACAGTATAGAAAAAGGAGAGGAATATTTAAAATCAGTAATTGATGACATAAAGGAGATAATAAATGTTACAAAAGTCCAACCAAAAAGAATTTATCTATATACTGCTGATGAATGGAAATATGATGTCTTAAAAATAATTAAAGAAAATGAAGGAAAGACAATTAAAGAATTAATGCCAATTATTATGAAAAATCCAAAGTTCAGAAAGTATGGTAAAGAAATTCCAAAGTTGGTTAATCAACTGTTAAAAGTTAATGCTGATATTATTAATGAAGTAGAAATCCTAAAAAATGCCAAAGAATTTATAAAAAGAGAGTTTAATGTAGATGAAGTTATTATCAATGGAGAAGATAAAGGTAACAAAAAGAGAGTAGCAATTCCATACAAGCCAGCAATTTATTTAGAATAA